Genomic segment of Pseudomonas iranensis:
GAGCAGGGTCACCGAGAGGATTTCCTTGACGTCTTCAACGCCGAGCATCTCGCCCTTTTCAACGCGCTCCGGGTGGTAGCGGGTGATCAGCAGGTGTTCCTTGATCGGGTCTTCGCCACGTTCGGCGCGGCGCGATTTGCTTGCCAGCAGACCGAGCATGCGGTCCGAGTCACGTACCGAGGACACTTCCGGGTTGGTCACGACGATCGCTTCATCGGCGAAGTACATGGCCAGGTGCGCACCTTTCTCGATGCCCGCCGGGGAGTCGCAGACGACGAACTCGAATTGTTCCTTGAGCTCCATCAGGACTTTTTCCACGCCTTCGACGGTCAACGCGTCTTTGTCGCGGGTCTGGCTGGCCGCCAGTACGTAGAGGTTTTCCAGGCGCTTGTCTTTGATCAGTGCCTGTTGCAGGTTGGCTTCGCCGTTTACCACGTTGACGAAGTCATACACTACGCGGCGCTCGCAACCCATGATCAGGTCGAGGTTACGCAAGCCCACGTCGAAGTCGACGATCACTGTTTTGTGGCCGCGCAGAGCGAGACCGGTACCGATAGCGGCGCTGGTGGTGGTCTTACCCACACCACCCTTGCCGGATGTAACCACGAGAATCTTGGCCAAGGTGTTTCACCCCTAAGGAAGAAGGACTGTTCAGCCCCTGAAAAACATCTCTTGAAAACTACTGCAGTCGGACAGCCTTGGCTGGAATTTGGCTTTGGGCCTTTTTCCTACTTCGTTTGAGCCGTTTTCGCTACGTTTTAGAGATGCTTGGAAAATGCGGCAGTATCCGTTAAAGCCGAATGATGTTCAACACGTCGCCTGACAGGCTGACCTGGACGCCCGAGCCCCACATCGGATCGCGACGCAAATCCTCGGAGACCTTGTAATGACCGGCGATGGAGATCAGTTCAGCGCTCAATTGCTGACAGAAAATCCGTGCCTTGGTGTCACCTTTGACGCCGGCCAGCGCACGGCCGCGCATCGGGCCGTATACATGGATGTTGCCATCGGCAAGAAGTTCCGCCCCCGGACTGACCGATGAGACCACGACCAGATCGCCACCCTGGGCATATATCTGTTGGCCACCACGTACTGGCGTGGTGATCACGCGGGTCGGTTTGACGCTCGGCTCAGGTGGCTTTTCCGGCTTCTTTTTGACTTCGGCTTCCGGTGTTTCGAGCGGACGCTCGCGGGCGCCGGAGGGCGGCAGCACGGGGATGTCGATGGCGATGGCGGCGGCGATGTCTTCGATGCGGCTGGCGCGAATGGCCAGGGTACGCAGGCCGTGTTGACGGCAGACGCGCATCAGCCCCGGCAGGTCAACCGCGCCCTGATTCGGCGGCAGTTTGTCCAGCGCCAGGACCAGCGGTGCATTGCTGAAAAAATTCGGCGCCTGGGCGACTTTGGCGGCCAATTGCCGATCGAGGCTTTCGAGGTCGTTACGGGCCAGTTCCAGCACAGTGATGGCCAGCATGCTGCCCTTGAGCTGGAATACGGGATCTTGGTCTAACGGGTCGGTTTGGCTCATGTCGGCATACAACGGCTTGTCACTAAAAGTGCCGAGACTTATAACGAGAACGCCCGCGAGCCGCAAGCCGGGTCGAACGATGTAGAATGCGCGGCCACTGTATTTACGGAAGCTTTAATGGATCGCCCGCGTTTTCGAAAAGCATATCTTGCTCCGCGCTTCTGGCCGCTCTGGTGCGGCCTGGGGCTTTTGTGGCTGATCGTGCAGTTGCCGTATCCGGCGCTGCTGACCATCGGTCGAGTTTTAGGCGCGTTGATGTATCGCGTCGCCAGCGACCGGCGAACCATCGCCCGGCGCAATCTGGAATTGTGCTTCCCGGAAAAATCCGCCGCCGAGCGCAAACGCCTGCTCAAGGAAAACTTCGCCTCCACCGGCATCGCCTTCTTCGAAATGGCGATGAGCTGGTGGTGGTCGCGCGAGCGTCTGGCGAAACTGGCCCACGTCGAAGGCCTTGAACATTTGCAGAAGGCCCAGCGCGAAGGCAAAGGCGTGATCCTCATGGCCGCGCATTTCACCACGCTGGAAATCGGCGCGGCGCTGCTCGGCCAGCAGCACACCATCGACGGCATGTACCGCGAACACAAAAACCCCTTGTTCGACTTCGTCCAGCGCCGTGGCCGCGAGCGGCACAATCTCGATTCGCTGGCGGTGGAGCGCGATGACGTGCGCGGCATGCTCAAACTGCTGCGCTCGGGACGGGCGATCTGGTATGCGCCGGATCAGGATTACGGCGCCAAGCAGAGCATCTTCGTGCCGTTGTTCGGCATTCAGGCCGCCACCGTCACTGCGACGACCAAGTTTGCGCGGCTGGGCAAAGCGCTGGTGGTGCCGTTCACGCAGGAACGTCTGGCCGACGGCAGTGGTTATCGCCTGGTGATCCATCCGCCGCTGGAAAACTTCCCCGGCGAGAGCGAGGAGGCCGATTGCATCCGCATCAATCAGTGGGTCGAGAGCGCTTTGCGTGCCTGCCCCGAGCAATATCTATGGGCGCATCGGCGCTTCAAGAGTCGCCCGCCGGGTGAGCCAAAACTTTATCCCAAGCGTCGTTGATTAGCCGATCTGACAAGCACCGTGGAGTGTTGCGATGAGTCCTGCTGAACCGGTCACAGGTTTGATTCTTTCCGGCGGCGGGGCTCGGGCGGCTTATCAGGTCGGGGTGCTGGCGGCGATTGCCGAGTTGCTGCCGGTCGGCGCGGACAATCCGTTTCCGGTGATCGTCGGCACCTCGGCCGGGGCGATCAATGCGGTCAGCCTGGCCAGTGGCGCCACGGACTTTCGCGCCGCCATCGAACGCCTGACCCAGTTCTGGCAGGGCTTTCGCAGCCACCGCGTGTTGCGCAGCGACTGGCCGGGCGTGATCCATCAAGCCAGCCGCTTCGTCAGCCACAGCCTGCTCGGCCTCGGTCGACAGATGCCGGTGGCGCTGCTCAACAGTTCGCCGCTGCGCGAACTGCTCGAGGAAAAACTGCACCTGCCCGGCATCGCCGAATCCATCGCGCGCAAGCAATTGCATGCGGTGGCGGTGACCGCGTTCGGCTACGAATCGGGGCAAGCGGTGACGTTCTATCAGGGCGGCGGCACCATCGACGCCTGGCTGCGGCACCGCCGCATTGGCGTGCCGACGCAATTGTCGGTCGAACACCTGTTGGCCAGTTCGGCGATCCCGCTGTTGTTCGCGCCGGTGAAAATCGGCGAGGAGTATTTCGGTGACGGCGCAGTGCGCCAGTCGGCGCCGATCAGCCCGGCGCTGCATCTGGGTGCCAGTCGCGTGCTGGTGGTGGGCGTCAGCGGCAACCCGCGCGGCGTTGATCCGCAGCAGCCGCTGGAGCGCGCCTACAGCGGCCAGCAACCGACGCTCGCGCAGATCGGCGGGCACATGCTCAACAGCACGTTTATCGACAGTCTGGAGAGCGATATCGAGCTGCTGCAGCGTCTGAATCAGTTCAGTCATTTGCTCCCGGCCGGCACGCCGACCCGTGCGCTGGGTGTGGCGCCGGTGGAGGTGCTGGTGATTGCGCCGAGTCAGCCGATCGACGAAATCGCCGCGCGGCATCGCCAGGAGCTGCCAGCGGCGTTGCGCCTGTTTCTGCGCGGGCCGGGGGCGACGAAGACGAGTGGGGCGGGGGTGCTCAGTTACCTGCTGTTCGAGGCGG
This window contains:
- the minC gene encoding septum site-determining protein MinC — protein: MSQTDPLDQDPVFQLKGSMLAITVLELARNDLESLDRQLAAKVAQAPNFFSNAPLVLALDKLPPNQGAVDLPGLMRVCRQHGLRTLAIRASRIEDIAAAIAIDIPVLPPSGARERPLETPEAEVKKKPEKPPEPSVKPTRVITTPVRGGQQIYAQGGDLVVVSSVSPGAELLADGNIHVYGPMRGRALAGVKGDTKARIFCQQLSAELISIAGHYKVSEDLRRDPMWGSGVQVSLSGDVLNIIRL
- a CDS encoding patatin-like phospholipase family protein, with translation MSPAEPVTGLILSGGGARAAYQVGVLAAIAELLPVGADNPFPVIVGTSAGAINAVSLASGATDFRAAIERLTQFWQGFRSHRVLRSDWPGVIHQASRFVSHSLLGLGRQMPVALLNSSPLRELLEEKLHLPGIAESIARKQLHAVAVTAFGYESGQAVTFYQGGGTIDAWLRHRRIGVPTQLSVEHLLASSAIPLLFAPVKIGEEYFGDGAVRQSAPISPALHLGASRVLVVGVSGNPRGVDPQQPLERAYSGQQPTLAQIGGHMLNSTFIDSLESDIELLQRLNQFSHLLPAGTPTRALGVAPVEVLVIAPSQPIDEIAARHRQELPAALRLFLRGPGATKTSGAGVLSYLLFEAGYCSELIELGRRDALAKREELCRFLRISEAVAPA
- a CDS encoding lipid A biosynthesis lauroyl acyltransferase, whose amino-acid sequence is MDRPRFRKAYLAPRFWPLWCGLGLLWLIVQLPYPALLTIGRVLGALMYRVASDRRTIARRNLELCFPEKSAAERKRLLKENFASTGIAFFEMAMSWWWSRERLAKLAHVEGLEHLQKAQREGKGVILMAAHFTTLEIGAALLGQQHTIDGMYREHKNPLFDFVQRRGRERHNLDSLAVERDDVRGMLKLLRSGRAIWYAPDQDYGAKQSIFVPLFGIQAATVTATTKFARLGKALVVPFTQERLADGSGYRLVIHPPLENFPGESEEADCIRINQWVESALRACPEQYLWAHRRFKSRPPGEPKLYPKRR
- the minD gene encoding septum site-determining protein MinD; amino-acid sequence: MAKILVVTSGKGGVGKTTTSAAIGTGLALRGHKTVIVDFDVGLRNLDLIMGCERRVVYDFVNVVNGEANLQQALIKDKRLENLYVLAASQTRDKDALTVEGVEKVLMELKEQFEFVVCDSPAGIEKGAHLAMYFADEAIVVTNPEVSSVRDSDRMLGLLASKSRRAERGEDPIKEHLLITRYHPERVEKGEMLGVEDVKEILSVTLLGVIPESQAVLKASNQGVPVILDDQSDAGQAYSDTVDRLLGKEKAHRFLDVEKKGFFERLFGGR